In the genome of Podospora pseudocomata strain CBS 415.72m chromosome 2 map unlocalized CBS415.72m_2.2, whole genome shotgun sequence, one region contains:
- the srp72 gene encoding Signal recognition particle subunit SRP72 (EggNog:ENOG503NWFW; COG:J): protein MADPAVAALNSLLREASIDDHAEALELATAAVRSNKIQGPDLASAQHTRVVALLKLDRYDDALRVIAEGGDALEKDCSFEKAYALYKTGDLEGAEAVLQKTGVDTGKSQRGLKHVAGQVAYRNEKFERAAAIYRDLKDDAEGANYGEENDLRINLTAADAQLQWQGKEWAVPEGEKQPAREDLEAFETAYNAACICISRGDYTKASVLLKRSRDLCEATEDLNEEEKKAELVPILVQQAFVFTKLGKLDEALSLQNAINLSEVSETSTKVIAQGNKLLPKATANPFIAERLARALPKIEGNDRLFGFQTAALQRNKNVIDLQAQKFEGKEIRAHKLLAGAQVPDLSVSKVDLGVAGAAAATKCGDGKPTVRQLLPLLEKRPNDIGLLLTIIQLYIQISTLPPAILLLEKFFTRLEEANTPEHVDVRFAPGLVALAVSLYRSQNRQRDVRNELAKAAAHWRSKTEAAGAGSSIAREAGIELLRSSHPSDLAAAGEAFEQILSAQPGDRTATAGLVASYATTDFAKVEPYLESLPSVEKLTQGVDVSALIDAGVALLTPPSSQQSKKRKFDGEGAAPEKEKQQPAKKPRKRKLPKNYDPTKKPDPERWLPLRDRSTYRPKGKKGKKRAQEATQGGVVKEEETLELAGGAGSVKVEKAGGGGGGANKKKKKGKK, encoded by the exons ATGGCAGACCCCGCCGTCGCGGCTCTTAATTCCCTCCTCCGTGAGGCGTCTATCGACGACCATGCCGAAGCTCTCGAGCTCGCAACTGCCGCCGTTCGCTCTAACAAGATCCAAGGCCCCGACCTGGCCAGCGCCCAACACACACGCGTGGTCGCACTCTTGAAGCTCGATCGCTACGACGATGCCCTCCGAGTCATTGCCGAGGGCGGTGACGCTCTCGAGAAGGACTGCTCTTTCGAAAAAGCATATGCGCTCTATAAGACGGGAGACCTGGAGGGCGCCGAGGCGGTGCTGCAAAAGACTGGAGTCGACACGGGGAAGAGCCAGCGTGGCCTGAAGCACGTTGCTGGCCAAGTGGCATACCGCAACGAAAAGTTTGAACGCGCCGCCGCGATATATCGGGATCTCAAGGACGATGCCGAGGGAGCAAACTACGGCGAGGAGAATGATCTACGAATCAACTTGACCGCAGCCGATGCGCAGCTGCAATGGCAAGGAAAGGAGTGGGCCGTTCCAGAGGGGGAGAAGCAGCCAGcgagggaggatttggaaGCCTTCGAGACGGCGTACAATGCTGCTTGCATCTGCATCTCAAGGGGAGACTACACCAAGGCCTCGGTTCTACTGAAACGGTCCAGGGATTTGTGCGAGGCAACCGAGGACTTgaacgaggaggaaaagaaggccgagttggTGCCAATCCTTGTGCAGCAGGCCTTTGTCTTTACCAAGCTTGGGAAGCTAGACGAGGCCTTGAGCCTGCAGAAtgccatcaacctctccga GGTATCCGAGACATCTACCAAGGTCATTGCGCAGGGAAATAAACTGCTCCCCAAGGCTACCGCGAACCCCTTTATTGCAGAGCGATTGGCCCGTGCTTTACCAAAAATCGAAGGAAACGACCGGTTGTTTGGGTTCCAAACCGCTGCCCTTCAGCGGAACAAGAATGTCATTGATCTTCAGGCCCAAAAGTTTGAGGGCAAAGAGATCAGAGCGCACAAACTTCTTGCTGGAGCCCAAGTTCCCGATCTCTCAGTTTCCAAGGTCGACCTTGGTGTTGCCGGCGCAGCAGCTGCTACCAAGTGTGGGGATGGCAAACCGACTGTGCGCCAGCTTTTGCCTCTTCTGGAGAAACGTCCAAACGACATTGGTCTCCTCCTCACGATTATCCAACTCTACATTCAAATCAGCACACTCCCCCCGGCAATCTTGTTGCTCGAGAAATTCTTCACACGCCTCGAGGAGGCGAACACCCCCGAGCACGTTGATGTCCGGTTTGCGCCTGGCCTTGTTGCTCTTGCTGTATCTCTCTACCGGTCTCAGAACCGGCAAAGGGATGTCCGCAACGAGCTCGCCAAGGCTGCCGCGCACTGGAGAAGCAAGACTGAAGCCGCAGGAGCAGGCTCATCCATCGCCAGAGAAGCTGGAATTGAGTTACTTCGCTCCTCGCACCCTTCCGACTTGGCAGCTGCTGGCGAGGCCTTTGAGCAGATTCTCTCGGCCCAGCCAGGGGACCGCACTGCCACTGCAGGTCTAGTTGCCAGCTATGCCACGACTGATTTTGCCAAGGTGGAGCCCTACCTGGAATCACTGCCCTCGGTtgagaagctcactcaagGTGTGGATGTTAGCGCGCTCATTGACGCCGGTGTTGCTCTTCTcacacctccttcttctcagcaatccaagaagaggaagtttGATGGAGAGGGCGCGGCCCCTGAAAAGGAGAAGCAACAGCCGGCCAAGAAgccaaggaagaggaagctgcCCAAGAACTACGACCCAACCAAGAAGCCTGACCCTGAGAGGTGGCTGCCACTGCGTGACAGGAGCACTTATAGgcccaagggcaagaagggcaagaagaggGCTCAGGAGGCCACTCAGGGCGgtgtggtgaaggaggaggagacgctGGAGCTGGCGGGCGGTGCTGGCTCTGTCAAGGTAGAAAAggccggcgggggtggtggtggagcgaacaagaagaagaagaaggggaagaaatGA
- a CDS encoding uncharacterized protein (COG:O; EggNog:ENOG503P1HC) — MAVNNVQIFQLGIRDQFNGVTEREQRYAHHMARVAWYGARIILEQVSPESRPIFDFILELYRAFRNDFTRTMMRIKRMSCAVESKADVLRMQKDEGRYKEVLELLNAMKVTKIQTQ, encoded by the exons ATGGCAGTCAACAATGTTCAGATTTTCCAATTGGGTATCCGGGACCAATTCAATGGTGTAACGGAAAGGGAGCAAAGATATGCGCACCACATGGCACG TGTCGCTTGGTATGGAGCTCGTATCATTCTAGAACAAGTCTCTCCAGAGTCTCGCCCGATTTTCGATTTCATTCTTGAGCTTTACCGGGCCTTTCGCAATGACTTCACGCGCACTATGATGCGCATCAAGCGCATGTCTTGTGCTGTAGAGAGCAAGGCTGATGTGTTGCGGATGCAAAAAGACGAAGGCCGATACAAGGAAGTGCTCGAGCTTTTGAACGCGATGAAAGTCACCAAAATACAGACTCAGTAG
- a CDS encoding uncharacterized protein (COG:S; EggNog:ENOG503P2CK), producing the protein MLLKAIDIGAASQADLQNASNISRSPGGLPLALAQIGGFVTQRKLSLQEVLPLYERYAAKIDARKAPRSDYEHTLSTVWDVSFQKLSANPTRLLYLLFYFDPDGISEDILIHGSEGLSESFAFLSDELDLGDASEELGPEDPFIAYSLNNITLAYTEVNALDLACETHQEAIRLRPKANSDRIGNSYSNMSSLLLRMGRPDEAEEMLARCPSLKDFTVETFLSTGYPRFSGDMVLLSRIRLAQGRTNEALRLASKALAFPSMLYRDGHVSSAVNLLEVVVGISETPVEGQGQQARALFKLSQIQGENGREAESAALQERAV; encoded by the exons ATGCTTCTCAAGGCTATTGACATCGGCGCTGCATCACAGGCCGATCTTCAGAATGCTTCAAACATCAGCCGGAGCCCTGGGGGGTTACCCCTGGCGCTAGCTCAGATTGGTGGTTTTGTTACTCAACGCAAGTTGTCTTTGCAAGAGGTCCTCCCGCTATATGAGCGTTACGCCGCCAAAATCGACGCCCGGAAGGCTCCTAGAAGCGACTACGAACATACCCTGAGCACTGTGTGGGATGTCTCATTCCAAAAGTTATCAGCAAACCCCACTCGACTTCTCTACTTATTATTTTACTTCGACCCGGATGGTATCTCAGAAGACATCTTGATCCATGGTTCTGAGGGCCTCAGCGAAAGTTTTGCATTCCTATCAGATGAACTTGA CCTAGGTGATGCTTCGGAAGAGCTTGGACCTGAGGATCCCTTCATTGCCTATAGTCTTAACAACATCACGCTGGCATATACTGAGGTGAACGCACTGGATCTGGCCTGTGAGACTCATCAGGAGGCCATTAGACTCCGACCGAAGGCGAATAGCGACAGAATCGGCAATTCATACAGCAACATGTCGAGTCTACTTCTCCGCATGGGCCGTCCGGATGAAGCAGAGGAGATGCTCGCAAGATGTCCCTCCCTGAAGGACTTCACTGTTGAGACCTTTCTGAGCACTGGATATCCTCGCTTCTCAGGGGACATGGTCTTATTGTCGCGTATTCGTCTGGCTCAGGGGCGGACGAACGAGGCCTTGCGGCTGGCATCAAAAGCACTGGCCTTTC CCTCGATGCTGTACCGGGATGGCCACGTTAGCTCAGCTGT TAACCtgctggaggttgttgttgggatttCGGAGACTCCGGtcgaaggacaaggacagcaAGCTCGTGCTCTATTCAAGCTTTCTCAGATACAGGGGGAGAATGGAAGAGAGGCTGAAAGCGCGGCTCTCCAGGAACGGGCTGTTTAG
- the RHB1 gene encoding GTP-binding protein (COG:S; EggNog:ENOG503NYZW), producing MPANTPTKQRKIAIVGSRSVGKSSLAVRYVDGHFVESYYPTIENTFSKEIRYKGQDYSTEIVDTAGQDEYSILNSKHFIGIHGYMLVYSVSSLPSFEMVQVIRDKILNHLGTDSVPICIVGNKSDLRPEQRQVTPEEGKALCEKFKCAWTEASARYDENVAKAFELLIGQIEKTQNPGEEVGGSKCVLM from the exons ATGCCCGCCAACACCCCAACAAAACAGCGTAAAATCGCCATTGTCGGCTCCCGCTCCGTCG GTAAATCCTCGCTCGCGGTCCGCTACGTAGACGGGCACTTTGTCGAGTCGTACTACCCCACCATCGAAAACACCTTTAGCAAAGAGATTCGGTACAAGGGGCAGGACTATTCGACGGAAATTGTCGACACTGCGGGCCAGGATGAGTACAGCATCCTGAACAGCAAGCACTTTATTGGGATTCACGGGTACATGCTGGTGTACTCGGTCAGCAGCCTGCCGAGCTTTGAGATGGTGCAGGTGATTAGGGATAAGATTTTGAACCATTTG ggAACGGACTCGGTCCCCATCTGCATCGTGGGCAACAAGTCTGATCTTCGTCCTGAGCAGCGACAGGTCACGCCGGAAGAGGGGAAGGCGCTTTGCGAAAAGTTCAAGTGCGCGTGGACCGAGGCGAGCGCGAGGTATGATGAGAATGTGGCCAAGGCGTTTGAGCTGTTGATTGGGCAGATTGAGAAGACGCAGAAtcctggggaggaggtgggggggagtAAGTGTGTTTTGATGtga
- the SES1 gene encoding Cytosolic seryl-tRNA synthetase (EggNog:ENOG503NX0Y; COG:J) has protein sequence MLDINDFIAERGGNPEKIRESQRKRHAPEEAVDEVIALFEDHRKTQYAATQFNAKINEVQKQIGPKKKAKEDVTELLAKKAELEKEKKDMLAQAAEKQQILNAKLKTIGNLVHESVPVSNNEDNNEVVRTWAPEGVTFEKKNVLSHHEVLEKLDGYDPVRGVKVVGHRGYFLKKWGLFLNQAIINYGLEFLDQKDYIALGTPMLMLKEQMAKTAQLSQFDEELYKVTGDQADKYLIATSEQPISAFHSDEWLQSKDLPLKYAGYSTCFRKEAGAHGRDVWGIFRVHEFTKVEQFCLTDPEKSWEMFDQMIANSEEFYKSLGIPYRVVAIVSGALNNAASKKLDLEAWFPHQGEFKELVSCSNCTDYQSRDLEIRFGVKKQTEIKKTYVHALNSTLTATTRTICAILENFQTEDGVKIPEPLRKYLPGAPDFIPFPGKAKKAEETKEVPIR, from the exons ATGCTCGACATCAACGACTTCATTGCCGAGCGCGGCGGCAACCCCGAGAAGATCAGGGAGTCCCAGCGCAAGCGCCATGCTCCCGAGGAGGCTGTCGACGAGGTGATTGCCCTGTTCGAGGACCACCGCAAGA CTCAGTACGCGGCCACACAATTCAACGCCAAGATCAACGAGGTCCAGAAGCAGATCggccccaagaagaag GCCAAGGAAGATGTCACCGAACTCCTcgcgaagaaggccgagctcgaaaaggaaaagaaggacaTGCTCGCCCAGGCTGCTGAGAAGCAGCAGATCCTGAACGCTAAGCTCAAGACCATCGGGAATCTTGTTCACGAGTCGGTTCCTGTGTCTAACAACGAGGACAACAACGAGGTCGTACGGACGTGGGCTCCCGAGGGCGTCAcgtttgagaagaagaatgtcCTTTCTC ACCACGAAgttctcgagaagctcgacgGATACGACCCAGTCAGAGGTGTCAAGGTTGTTGGCCATCGTGGTTACTTCCTCAAGAAGTGGGGCCTCTTCTTGAACCA GGCTATCATCAACTATGGTCTCGAGTTCTTGGACCAGAAGGACTACATCGCTCTTGGCACTCCTATGCTCATGCTTAAGGAGCAAATGGCCAAGACCGCTCAGCTCTCACA ATTCGACGAGGAGCTGTACAAGGTCACTGGCGACCAAGCTGACAAGTACCTGATCGCT ACCTCGGAACAGCCCATCTCCGCGTTCCACAGCGACGAGTGGCTTCAATCCAAGGACCTCCCTCTCAAGTATGCCGGTTACTCGACATGCTTCCGCAAGGAGGCTGGTGCT CACGGCAGAGATGTCTGGGGCATTTTCCGCGTCCACGAATTTACCAAGGTGGAGCAGTTCTGCCTCACGGATCCCGAGAAGTCGTGGGAGATGTTTGACCAGATGATTGCCAACTCGGAGGAGTTTTACAAGTCGCTAGGCATCCCCTACCGCGTCGTGGCCATCGTTTCCGGCGCGCTCAACAACGCCGcctccaagaagctcgaTCTCGAGGCTTGGTTCCCCCACCAAGGAGAGTTCAAGGAGCTGGTCTCGTGCTCCAACTGCACCGACTACCAGAGCAGAGACCTCGAGATCCGCTTCGGCGTCAAGAAACAGaccgagatcaagaagaccTATGTCCACGCCCTCAACTCTACGCTTACCGCCACAACGAGAACTATTTGCGCCATTTTGGAAAACTTCCAGACTGAGGAT GGCGTCAAAATCCCAGAGCCACTGCGCAAGTACCTTCCTGGCGCCCCTGACTTTATCCCTTTCCCtggcaaggccaagaaggcggaggagacgaAGGAGGTTCCTATTCGTTAA
- the HAM1 gene encoding nucleoside triphosphate pyrophosphohydrolase ham1 (COG:F; BUSCO:EOG09264YHS; EggNog:ENOG503P1W0), which translates to MTEARHQVNFITGNANKLSEVKAILEPAISVTNQSLDLVEIQGTLEEVTIDKCRRAAELVGGPVLVEDTCLCFDALQDLPGPYIKWFLGSIGHEGLNNMLLAYEDKGAKAVCTFGYSAGPGHEPILFQGITHGKIVPARGPSNFGWDPIFEYEGKTYAEMDKAEKNKISHRSRALAKLQEWFAKEMTA; encoded by the exons ATGACCGAAGCCCGCCACCAAGTCAACTTCATCACCGGCAACGCCAACAAGCTCTCCGAGGTAAAGGCCATCCTCGAGCCCGCCATCTCTGTCACAAACCAGTCCCTCGACCTTGTCGAGATCCAAGGCACCCTCGAGGAAGTAACCATTGACAAATGCCGCCGCGCCGCCGAACTCGTTGGCGGTCCCGTCTTGGTAGAAGACACCTGCCTCTGTTTCGATGCTCTGCAGGATCTCCCAGGACCATACATCAAGTGGTTCCTGGGGTCTATTGGCCACGAAGGTCTCAACAACATGTTGCTTGCCTATGAAGACAAGGGTGCCAAAGCTGTTTGCACGTTCGGATACTCTGCCGGACCTGGACATGAGCCCATCCTTTTCCAGGGCATCACACACGGAAAGATTGTGCCCGCAAGGGGGCCAAGCAACTTTGGCTGGGATCCTATTTTTGAGTATGAGGGGAAGAC ATACGCCGAGATGgacaaggccgagaagaacaagatctCTCACCGGAGCAGAGCTTTGGCGAAGCTCCAAGAGTGGTTCGCCAAGGAGATGACCGCGTAA
- a CDS encoding uncharacterized protein (MEROPS:MER1108685; COG:S; EggNog:ENOG503NVQI), producing MTDTMECPFCGWKTKEGEYQMLLHMETLHAEGEPPFLAAADQDRTSPSPNSNGTANTGNDDDPGYVECPVEGCGEFLLLSQVEYHLELHTTEETDVHDYHPPPPDPITAVSEPTASSSPLSNAPESVSKSSHKASEPSTRHSKAISAWKRLLKMPSSSSYSHRILWRRHDSKTSGDSESKTRGTRLGRKHLGRYAHEDRMPDWLADLLRKKGQVQTAGVVPVLAQLLESSLSTHHAYLCHPCVHHISKLKREGGFCGYRNIQMLCSYLTQPPQSTTIPNAHKLASQIPTIFQIQDYIEAAWDNNISATGRAETGGIRNTRKYIGTPEAVAMFRYLGVPFAAQSIKDKSPAKAVEMLLRTVEEYFRSDDKAIVRGEGGKVRLTGLPPLYFQHLGHSMTIVGFERGAGTGEGRLLVFDPHFKDCYQVLGMVGINNNSNNIGDGKRGAGVVPVRYPYPDGALKGYRRGGGYLGDFKEFELLKWVGLNC from the exons ATGACAGACACAATGGAGTGCCCCTTTTGTGGCTGGAAGACCAAAGAGGGCGAGTATCAAATGCTGCTT CACATGGAAACGCTGCACGCTGAAGGAGAACCGCcctttcttgctgctgctgatcaAGACCgcacctccccttctccaaatAGTAATGGCACTGCCAACACGGGCAATGACGACGATCCAGGATACGTCGAGTGCCCGGTTGAAGGGTGTGGAgaatttcttcttctcagccaggTGGAATATCACTTAGAACTCCATACCACCGAGGAGACCGACGTCCATGAttatcaccctcctccaccagacCCTATCACAGCCGTGTCAGAACCTactgcatcatcatcacccttaTCAAACGCTCCTGAATCAGTATCAAAATCATCTCACAAGGCCTCGGAGCCAAGTACACGCCACTCCAAGGCGATATCAGCGTGGAAAAGACTCCTGAAAATGCCTAGTTCCTCTTCATATTCACATCGTATTCTATGGCGTCGCCATGATTCTAAGACGTCTGGCGATTCCGAGAGTAAAACGCGCGGGACGCGGTTGGGT AGGAAGCATCTCGGTAGATATGCGCACGAAGACCGAATGCCAGACTGGCTTGCGGATCTTTTACGGAAAAAGGGACAAGTCCAAACAGCTG GCGTAGTCCCGGTCCTAGCCCAACTCCTCgaatcctccctctccacccaccacGCCTACCTCTGCCACCCCTGCGTCCACCACatctccaagctcaagcGCGAAGGCGGCTTCTGCGGCTACCGCAACATCCAAATGCTCTGCTCCTACctaacccaacccccccaatcaaccaccatccccaacgcCCACAAGCTAgcctcccaaatcccaacaaTCTTCCAAATCCAAGACTACATCGAGGCGGCCTGGGACAACAACATCTCCGCCACGGGCCGCGCCGAAACAGGCGGGATACGCAACACGAGAAAGTACATTGGCACCCCCGAGGCAGTGGCCATGTTTAGGTACTTGGGCGTCCCGTTTGCTGCCCAGTCGATCAAGGACAAGTCCCCCGCCAAGGCGGTCgagatgctgctgaggacggtggaggagtaCTTTAGGTCAGATGACAAGGCGATAGtgaggggagaagggggcaagGTGAGGTTGACGGGGTTGCCGCCGTTGTATTTTCAGCATTTGGGGCATTCGATGACTATTGTTGGGTTtgagaggggggcggggacgggggaggggaggctgTTGGTTTTCGATCCGCATTTTAAGGATTGTTATCAggttttggggatggtggggataaACAATAACAGTAATAATATTGGcgatgggaagaggggggcgggggtggtgccggtgaggTATCCTTATCCGGATGGGGCGCTGAAGGGGTATaggagaggtggggggtATTTGGGGGATTTTAAAGAGTTTGAGCTTTTGAAGTGGGTTGGACTAaattgttga
- a CDS encoding uncharacterized protein (EggNog:ENOG503PRGW; COG:S), whose protein sequence is MADTLKRTFHGCLTCRKRKVRCLGGSPSCQNCSRMNITCHSSFETNLRIRVSTPTGQKLVDNRPAPPTRGPRRCLPQPPAAAPAPAFDHTHQHQQNETYPSITFEPHFSSFSLSQPPPLTAGYGQGQGGGLAVQVPPQYTTTTTPASVSIPSFDNGLYNWNTSFDFSCVDPSLDPGFGNGFNNAVSAGMVNSSSTMGYGDLMPGLLLPPGFATSAQMPGLVVVSSESDFGGGGGGVFLPGGQEGTKEWVPKRRKRSNKVVEKEGEGEGGGWSYHR, encoded by the exons ATGGCAGACACTCTAAAGAGGACATTCCATG GCTGCCTAACCTGCCGCAAACGCAAAGTCCGCTGCCTCGGcggctccccctcctgccaAAACTGCTCCCGCATGAACATCACCTGTCACTCCTCCTTCGAGACCAACCTCCGCATCAGGGTGTCAACGCCCACAGGACAAAAACTGGTGGACAACAGGCCTGCCCCCCCTACCCGGGGACCTCGCCGTTGTTTACCGCAACCCCCGGcggcagcaccagcaccagcgtttgaccacacccaccaacaccaacaaaacgAGACCTATCCCTCCATCACGTTCGAACCTCACTTTTCGTCGTTTTCCCtgtctcaaccaccaccactgacAGCGGGTTATGGGCAGGGTcagggtggtggattggcCGTTCAAGTCCCACCACAgtataccaccaccaccactccagcATCGGTTTCGATCCCTAGTTTCGACAACGGGCTGTACAACTGGAACACCAGCTTTGACTTTTCGTGTGTAGATCCCAGCCTTGACCCCGGTTTTGGGAATGGATTCAACAATGCGGTTTCGGCGGGGATGgtgaacagcagcagcacgATGGGGTACGGGGATTTGATGCCtggactgctgctgccgccggggtTTGCTACTTCGGCGCAGATgcctgggttggtggtggtatcgtcGGAGAGTgactttggtggtggtggtggtggtgtttttctTCCGGGGGGGCAGGAAGGGACGAAGGAGTGGGTTCCTAAacggaggaagaggagtaataaggttgttgagaaggagggggagggggagggaggtgggtggtcgTATCACAGGTGA
- the FAP7 gene encoding factor activating pos9 (COG:F; BUSCO:EOG09264XPY; EggNog:ENOG503P1RA), with product MKRTLPNIVLTGTPGTGKTTHASLLAERTPLRHLSINDVVKDKGCHEGFDEEYQSWIVDEDKLLDAIEEQVKEGGWIIDWHACDLFPKSWVDLVVVLRAGTEVLFDRLSKRNYPDHKLQENLDSEIMDVLLQEARDSYDEEIVVELQSGDADELEANVERIEAWLEQWKKDNNQT from the exons ATGAAAAGAACCCTCCCAAACATAGTCCTAACCGGCACCCCAGGCACAGGCAAAACAAcccacgcctccctcctAGCCGAGCGCACCCCCCTCCGGCACCTCTCCATCAACGACGTCGTAAAAGACAAGGGCTGCCACGAGGGCTTCGACGAAGAATACCAGTCCTGGATCGTAGACGAGGACAAGCTCCTCGACGCGATCGAGGAGCAGGtcaaggaaggggggtggatcATCGACTGGCATGCCTGCGACCTCTTCCCCAAGAGCTGGGTTGacttggtggttgtgttgcgCGCCGGGACGGAGGTGTTGTTTGATCGGTTGAGTAAACG AAACTACCCCGACCACAAACTCCAAGAAAACCTCGACAGCGAAATCATGgacgtcctcctccaagaagccCGCGACAGCTACGACGAGGAGATCGTCGTCGAGCTCCAGTCCGGCGACGCCGACGAGCTAGAGGCAAATGTCGAGAGGATTGAGGCTTGGCTGgagcagtggaagaaggataaTAACCAAACCTAA